A genomic stretch from Candidatus Methanomassiliicoccus intestinalis Issoire-Mx1 includes:
- a CDS encoding helix-turn-helix transcriptional regulator: MKNNLEKIRKERRIKQEELADALEVSRQTIGSLENGRYNPSILLAFKIARYFGMSIEDIFIYEDEEK, from the coding sequence ATGAAAAATAATTTAGAAAAAATCAGGAAAGAAAGAAGAATCAAACAAGAAGAGCTAGCAGATGCTCTAGAGGTGTCCAGGCAAACAATCGGATCTTTAGAAAATGGAAGATATAATCCTTCAATACTGCTGGCTTTCAAAATTGCAAGATACTTTGGGATGAGTATTGAGGACATCTTCATCTATGAAGATGAGGAAAAATAA
- a CDS encoding rhomboid family intramembrane serine protease: MDALAGVVIGIIAVCVLLSFFKKLDLSITLVLCNIVIFILTMFWSGSNSALAFNPVYLETGDNLYTILTSMFAHAGIFHLLGNMLFLILLGPALEQRIGKLKFAAVYFISGIIATLTFSAVLWNEPVYLLGASGAISGIIGTFLVTYPRDKITMIMGFILIPDAPVWAVSAVWFLFNVILAAGSPQTAWEAHLGGFLAGAVIGLLFYKSVMSEHEDKVPETSSLEQLVTNSKQREAIDALRGETNPDIRKAWMEHFAEHTPCPNCGSMMTWSKNSLKCNCGYSRKMK, encoded by the coding sequence GTGGATGCTTTAGCTGGCGTGGTAATAGGCATAATCGCAGTATGCGTGCTTCTTTCCTTTTTTAAAAAGCTGGACTTATCTATAACGCTTGTTCTCTGTAATATTGTAATCTTCATCTTAACCATGTTTTGGTCTGGATCGAATTCAGCATTGGCGTTCAATCCAGTTTACCTTGAAACAGGCGATAATCTATACACCATACTAACAAGCATGTTTGCACATGCTGGCATTTTTCATCTGCTGGGAAATATGCTTTTCCTAATTCTGTTAGGGCCAGCCTTGGAACAGAGAATAGGCAAACTAAAGTTTGCAGCGGTTTATTTTATTTCAGGGATCATAGCAACATTAACCTTCAGTGCAGTTCTGTGGAATGAGCCGGTATATTTACTCGGGGCATCCGGGGCAATATCTGGAATCATTGGTACTTTTCTAGTCACATATCCAAGAGATAAAATAACAATGATCATGGGATTTATCTTAATTCCTGATGCTCCAGTCTGGGCGGTTTCAGCAGTATGGTTTCTCTTCAATGTAATACTTGCAGCAGGAAGTCCCCAGACTGCATGGGAAGCTCACCTTGGAGGATTTCTGGCCGGAGCCGTAATCGGTCTTTTATTCTATAAGTCAGTAATGAGCGAACATGAAGATAAAGTTCCAGAGACGAGTTCTTTAGAGCAACTGGTTACAAACAGCAAACAGAGAGAAGCCATTGACGCCTTGAGAGGCGAAACCAATCCAGATATCAGAAAAGCATGGATGGAGCACTTTGCTGAGCATACTCCTTGTCCAAACTGCGGCAGTATGATGACTTGGAGTAAAAACTCACTTAAGTGCAACTGCGGTTATTCAAGGAAGATGAAATGA
- a CDS encoding InlB B-repeat-containing protein, translating into MKTEKRLTMALSVLVALMMLAVPLASSSNLFVDGGQTNSNGDAPLIGENESQSTPTKGYTITFQLNNSDMNGRISLDVPTITTTSLSDVTWYTNEDGNLCAAVTGNLEISALIGGVSVSKVGYTFDSWNYENKKWDSSTAPDDYIKSDMTFSANWNLDPAYVQIPVDVTFDGTDYKYVKAYALLSDGKTVTINPDSLIALMPSEISNKGYVLNGSKTGADVEVYTYTVKDVAGEINKDKPVNSNNTVSIIYTLKSFYNKISISSIAFGDEKIVMYAYNKSDFEYITYADVWEALTNDSNNFPLKGASPNADGSYTTSDKKYNIIDWDNSILLKDIKSTPGNDLTLNAVLNSYNVLFMVNGEYEIVEVFRGALSVDSCTMDISGVDHWVKYTYDSEKSETADKYKFEAFNFSTSDISNIESSTITPGTPAAYLIACFTKTDKTAYAIFDAGDANFGSKYVHQVILPGNITSDNKKSYISTPSSDPKFTDDMTLFLGWETGGSQYTSSNEYPKSANGITVYTTNSETYEHVITFYVDNNLIGALYYTGALSEDNNKLKGSVVGFELDGKLYPMNDTTREKAIKALMPEKSGYTLLQWNDADGKKVFSIYYDKENNLVFDAEFPSDGIKTDLSLYAEFDAAEYVIIYSGNTAAATNNMIQVGTVGESLNFFSDSTFSNDGYKLKEWNTRPDGKGTTYALGSAYTLSGADYDKLSKISDKNGNIPTGIDHGFTLYAIWEKVGSSDNPSGNTDGDNDNSSNTDTYLLAGILVVIIILIIVVAVVLRKKQ; encoded by the coding sequence ATGAAAACAGAAAAGAGACTGACAATGGCTCTGAGCGTCTTAGTTGCGCTTATGATGCTAGCTGTCCCTCTCGCATCTTCAAGCAACTTGTTCGTGGATGGGGGACAGACAAACTCTAACGGCGATGCGCCCTTGATAGGGGAAAATGAATCGCAAAGTACGCCTACTAAGGGTTACACTATAACATTTCAATTGAATAATTCAGACATGAATGGAAGAATAAGTTTAGATGTTCCAACAATCACAACTACTAGTCTTTCTGATGTAACTTGGTACACTAACGAAGATGGTAATCTATGTGCTGCTGTTACAGGCAATTTGGAAATATCAGCGTTAATTGGTGGAGTTAGTGTAAGTAAAGTAGGATACACCTTCGATTCTTGGAACTATGAAAATAAAAAGTGGGATTCTAGTACAGCACCAGATGATTATATCAAATCCGATATGACATTTTCTGCAAATTGGAATCTTGATCCTGCATACGTGCAGATTCCCGTAGATGTTACATTTGATGGAACTGATTATAAATATGTCAAAGCATATGCATTATTGTCAGATGGAAAGACTGTAACAATCAATCCAGATTCTTTAATTGCACTTATGCCATCTGAAATCAGCAATAAGGGTTATGTGTTGAATGGCTCTAAAACTGGTGCAGATGTAGAAGTTTATACATACACAGTTAAAGATGTAGCAGGGGAGATCAATAAAGATAAACCTGTAAACTCAAACAATACAGTTTCAATTATATACACTCTTAAATCATTCTACAATAAGATATCAATATCCTCCATAGCATTTGGTGATGAAAAAATTGTTATGTATGCATACAATAAATCCGATTTTGAATACATTACTTATGCAGATGTATGGGAAGCATTAACTAATGATAGTAATAATTTCCCTCTGAAGGGTGCATCACCAAATGCTGATGGAAGTTACACAACATCTGATAAAAAATACAATATAATTGATTGGGACAATTCTATCCTCTTAAAAGATATTAAATCTACACCCGGTAATGATTTAACTTTAAATGCTGTGTTAAACTCCTATAACGTTCTGTTTATGGTAAATGGAGAATATGAGATTGTAGAAGTGTTCCGTGGAGCATTGTCTGTAGATTCCTGCACGATGGATATAAGCGGAGTAGATCATTGGGTGAAGTATACTTACGATAGTGAAAAATCGGAAACTGCAGATAAGTATAAATTTGAAGCATTTAACTTCTCTACTTCAGATATCTCAAATATAGAATCCAGTACAATTACACCTGGTACACCAGCAGCATATTTAATTGCTTGTTTCACTAAAACTGACAAGACTGCCTATGCCATATTTGATGCAGGTGATGCTAATTTTGGAAGTAAATACGTTCATCAGGTTATACTTCCAGGAAACATAACCTCTGACAATAAAAAGAGTTATATTTCAACCCCATCGTCAGATCCAAAATTCACTGATGATATGACACTATTCCTAGGGTGGGAAACTGGTGGCAGTCAATACACATCATCTAATGAATATCCCAAATCTGCAAATGGCATAACTGTATATACAACAAATTCAGAAACATATGAACACGTAATTACATTCTACGTAGACAATAATCTCATTGGTGCACTTTATTACACTGGTGCACTTAGTGAAGATAACAATAAATTAAAAGGATCAGTAGTTGGATTTGAATTAGATGGAAAATTATATCCAATGAATGATACAACAAGAGAAAAAGCAATTAAAGCGTTAATGCCTGAAAAGTCTGGATATACACTCTTGCAGTGGAATGATGCAGATGGAAAGAAAGTCTTTTCAATATACTACGACAAAGAAAATAATCTTGTGTTTGATGCAGAATTTCCATCCGATGGAATAAAAACTGACCTATCACTGTATGCTGAATTCGATGCTGCAGAATATGTAATCATATACAGCGGTAACACTGCTGCTGCAACAAACAATATGATTCAGGTAGGAACTGTTGGAGAATCTTTGAATTTCTTCAGTGACTCTACTTTCAGCAATGACGGCTACAAGCTTAAAGAGTGGAATACCAGGCCTGATGGAAAAGGTACAACCTATGCTTTAGGATCTGCTTACACTCTCAGCGGAGCAGACTACGATAAACTTTCAAAGATCTCCGATAAGAATGGCAACATTCCAACAGGTATTGATCACGGCTTCACACTCTACGCTATCTGGGAGAAAGTAGGAAGTTCTGACAACCCAAGCGGCAACACTGATGGAGACAATGACAACAGCAGTAACACTGATACTTACTTACTTGCAGGTATCTTAGTTGTTATCATTATTCTCATTATTGTTGTAGCTGTTGTGCTGAGAAAGAAACAGTAA
- the msrA gene encoding peptide-methionine (S)-S-oxide reductase MsrA, with translation MKEIYLAGGCFWGMQKFFDCVDGVVETEVGYANSTYEKPSYREVCSGRTGSAETVRIEYDGSVLPLQGILELYFKAVDPTVKDRQGNDKGTQYRTGIYYVDSQDKEEIESFIKEQQKHYQNQIVTEVLPLENFYPAEEYHQKYLDKNPHGYCHLGSDAFETAKNYHYDDQIDISNRLSREQYNIMVKGYTELPFSSKYVKNDKEGIYVDTATGEPLFSSYDKFYSKSGWPSFTKPISDTAVSEKTFHPFGTTAVTEVRSGTGDFHLGHVFKDGPEDRGGLRYCINGLALKFIPLEDMEKEGYEYLIPYMEKRRIEKV, from the coding sequence ATGAAAGAGATATACTTGGCGGGTGGATGTTTTTGGGGAATGCAGAAATTCTTTGACTGTGTGGATGGTGTAGTCGAAACAGAAGTGGGTTATGCAAACAGCACATATGAAAAACCGTCATATCGAGAAGTATGCAGCGGTAGGACAGGATCTGCTGAAACTGTGCGGATAGAATATGACGGATCTGTTCTGCCTCTGCAGGGGATTCTCGAACTTTATTTCAAGGCTGTTGACCCCACAGTAAAAGACAGACAGGGAAATGACAAGGGCACCCAATACCGCACTGGCATATATTACGTAGATTCGCAGGATAAAGAGGAGATTGAAAGCTTCATTAAAGAACAGCAGAAACATTACCAAAATCAGATAGTGACAGAAGTTCTTCCCTTGGAGAACTTCTATCCAGCTGAGGAATACCATCAGAAGTATCTGGACAAAAATCCACATGGATACTGTCATTTGGGTTCGGATGCATTTGAAACCGCTAAGAATTATCACTATGATGATCAGATCGACATTTCAAACAGACTCAGCAGAGAACAATACAATATCATGGTAAAAGGATATACAGAACTGCCTTTTTCCAGCAAGTATGTCAAAAATGACAAAGAAGGAATCTATGTAGATACTGCAACAGGCGAACCATTGTTCTCATCTTATGATAAATTTTATTCAAAATCGGGCTGGCCGAGTTTTACTAAACCGATAAGTGACACTGCAGTATCTGAGAAAACATTCCATCCGTTTGGAACAACTGCTGTAACCGAAGTAAGAAGCGGTACTGGAGATTTTCATCTGGGGCACGTGTTCAAAGACGGCCCCGAAGACCGTGGAGGTCTGCGTTACTGCATAAATGGTCTGGCACTGAAATTCATTCCTTTAGAGGATATGGAAAAAGAAGGATATGAATATCTCATTCCATACATGGAAAAACGCAGAATTGAAAAAGTATGA
- a CDS encoding MBL fold metallo-hydrolase — protein sequence MIRVLVEGYLRRENGQLLEAHSTVTAVIQDGFILLVDTSSKEYRNKLIDNLNNAEINAEDVDAVVLTHSHEDHTANLDLFPNAEVMMHPLEASDISYSPVHDNEEIFPGIRILHTPGHTAGSVSVFVENEHCIIAGDAIPTESNILKNLPPGINIDRDLAMASMHRILSMADCVIPGHGNLINLRV from the coding sequence ATGATCAGAGTGCTTGTCGAAGGTTATTTAAGAAGGGAAAACGGGCAGCTTCTGGAAGCCCACTCCACTGTCACTGCCGTCATTCAAGATGGTTTCATTCTGCTGGTGGACACATCTTCAAAAGAATACAGAAACAAACTCATCGATAATCTAAACAATGCAGAGATAAACGCAGAAGATGTTGATGCAGTCGTACTCACACATTCACACGAAGATCACACAGCAAATCTTGATCTGTTCCCAAATGCTGAAGTGATGATGCATCCTTTAGAAGCATCAGATATCTCATATTCACCGGTACATGACAATGAAGAAATTTTTCCAGGTATCAGAATTCTTCACACTCCTGGACATACTGCCGGTTCGGTAAGCGTATTTGTAGAAAACGAGCATTGTATAATTGCAGGGGATGCGATTCCTACTGAAAGCAACATTCTTAAAAACCTGCCCCCCGGCATAAATATCGATAGAGATTTGGCTATGGCAAGTATGCACAGAATTCTGTCGATGGCAGACTGTGTGATCCCGGGGCATGGAAATCTCATAAATCTGCGTGTGTAA
- a CDS encoding leucine-rich repeat protein: protein MNKLKIAALSLTILAIVIIMCSLPAHDTASELKLGDSAASSGIVVVDGSDYYTYNINEDNEAVLIQYTGASSKVTVPSAIDLDERHRVTAIGSRAFADNKTVKSIVLESSSITLGDYAFTNCQSLESIVFKGTVDSMGQKVFNMCTSLKSISISTNGAISIGMGAFSNCKSLETVKIIGRIDSIGVGAFSNCSSLKNLMLPENVREIGDAAFSYCSSLREFNILGLEIIGNSAFKDCSNMEKFVIEGSTEIKSIGENSFYGCFAEAADPCIRIPASTQEQLVKSYLLKSPAKIHLVIPDGVMTVAESAFEGVRNLESIEFSDTVISIMGHAFEDTSITSVKFPDSLTYIGDCAFKGTDIHSIIFPSKLEIIGNQAFADTKFLESILIPQSVIQIGDAAFADAGNLREIYFMSVKSLPMMPKITEYNEQAAFYNSGINENQSAKKMIYLEDGLNDAAALADQIPEGIFKVDYVDNYCVAFDSNGGSVDAAFVFVDYGDKVSEPHTPQKSGYAFNGWYDGTQLYDFGKVVDKDLTLTASWEKCSNSKTSSEYNIYYIAAIIAVIAFVLLALLFYRKSAQKR, encoded by the coding sequence ATGAATAAACTCAAGATTGCCGCATTATCTCTGACAATTCTAGCCATTGTCATCATCATGTGTTCGCTGCCTGCTCATGACACAGCTTCAGAGCTGAAACTTGGAGATTCGGCAGCATCTTCCGGCATTGTAGTCGTTGACGGGTCTGATTATTACACATACAACATCAATGAAGATAATGAGGCAGTGCTGATCCAATACACTGGAGCCTCTTCCAAAGTAACGGTGCCATCAGCTATTGATCTTGATGAACGCCATAGAGTAACCGCAATAGGCAGCAGAGCTTTTGCAGACAATAAAACTGTAAAATCCATTGTTTTAGAGTCTTCCAGCATAACTCTTGGAGATTATGCATTTACCAACTGTCAGTCTCTGGAGTCGATTGTATTTAAAGGAACAGTGGACAGCATGGGGCAGAAAGTTTTCAACATGTGCACCAGCCTTAAGTCCATAAGCATATCGACCAATGGCGCAATAAGTATTGGAATGGGGGCATTTTCCAACTGCAAATCTCTGGAGACTGTAAAAATAATTGGACGCATAGATTCTATCGGAGTCGGGGCATTTTCAAACTGTTCTTCTCTTAAGAACTTGATGCTGCCAGAGAATGTCCGCGAGATAGGCGATGCTGCTTTTTCATATTGTTCATCCTTAAGGGAGTTTAATATCTTGGGGCTGGAGATTATTGGAAATTCTGCATTCAAAGACTGTAGCAATATGGAAAAATTCGTGATTGAAGGCAGTACAGAAATCAAATCCATCGGTGAAAACTCATTTTACGGGTGTTTTGCGGAAGCTGCCGATCCGTGTATAAGGATTCCTGCATCTACGCAGGAACAGCTCGTAAAAAGTTATCTGCTCAAAAGCCCGGCAAAAATCCATCTTGTAATACCAGATGGTGTGATGACAGTGGCAGAATCCGCCTTTGAAGGTGTCAGAAACTTAGAAAGCATTGAATTTTCAGACACCGTGATATCCATTATGGGCCATGCTTTTGAAGACACTTCTATCACAAGTGTAAAATTTCCAGATTCACTGACATACATCGGTGACTGCGCATTCAAGGGCACTGACATTCATTCAATAATATTCCCATCTAAATTAGAGATAATTGGAAATCAGGCTTTCGCCGATACAAAATTCTTGGAAAGCATACTGATTCCTCAGAGTGTTATCCAAATAGGTGATGCCGCATTTGCTGATGCGGGAAATCTCAGGGAAATATACTTCATGAGCGTAAAGTCGCTTCCGATGATGCCTAAGATCACTGAGTACAATGAACAAGCTGCTTTTTACAATTCTGGAATCAATGAAAATCAATCTGCAAAGAAGATGATATATCTGGAAGACGGCCTAAATGATGCGGCGGCTCTTGCAGACCAGATTCCAGAAGGTATTTTCAAAGTAGATTACGTCGACAATTACTGTGTGGCCTTTGATTCAAACGGCGGATCGGTAGATGCTGCATTTGTGTTTGTAGACTATGGCGACAAAGTGTCAGAGCCTCATACGCCTCAAAAAAGCGGATATGCGTTTAACGGATGGTACGATGGCACGCAGCTGTATGATTTCGGCAAGGTTGTTGACAAAGACCTCACTCTCACGGCTTCATGGGAAAAATGTTCTAACAGCAAGACATCTTCGGAATACAACATCTATTACATAGCAGCAATAATCGCAGTTATTGCGTTTGTATTACTAGCATTGTTGTTTTACAGAAAGAGCGCTCAAAAGCGCTAA
- a CDS encoding DEAD/DEAH box helicase → MSERERKEKAESECRLGAKFEKSGKIDEAIEAYLRAVAEYPAHKKANYRLAELYEEKGELIKSSHHMDMAMHGGPANIPKYPKKAPVKKAVEPVPDKRKIPTIEPKITYSRKIDPQNEERLNTREDKKVRGLLPLTGDNFFGGFESLKEIQRKAVPLILQGRNVLAISSTASGKTEAVFAPLAERLIQEGWLGLSIIYISPTRALISDIRQRLETVLSPLGIRVAQRDGDIKDFDESNPQEVLVTTPESLDSMICWKKHQLNSVKVVVIDEVHMLDGSYRGDQLQILLRRLRREVGIKFNVCAMSATIGKPERTAARFMPSPNIVESKGGRGIEYHITPTLEDSLIWARQNNCSKILVFCNSPKDAETIASNTLKYYFPADSVRVHHGKLEKEMRKETEAFLREAKTAVCACTSTLEVGVDIGDVDLVILYSIPKSVASLAQRIGRSNRRGSYISVAAVGKGGLADYYRNVLDTILFGKFEPADETFDPSVIIQQILSCLASGSRGFGFFSDIFKDICSTEDLKSIVTHLMDKKYILEENGMLSEGPAAKGLGPKIYSNIAGYEQNLVIEASTGMPIGHVELPVDNIFILSGQAWSVKKKEENKIIVEKVDRRADVAKFSTYEQNGAFHNMLPDQLKSRKLITEVK, encoded by the coding sequence TTGTCAGAGCGAGAACGCAAAGAAAAAGCGGAAAGCGAGTGCAGATTAGGTGCCAAATTTGAGAAAAGCGGCAAGATCGATGAGGCTATAGAAGCATACCTCAGAGCTGTAGCTGAATATCCCGCTCACAAAAAGGCCAATTATCGTCTTGCAGAGCTGTATGAAGAAAAAGGAGAACTCATCAAGTCAAGCCATCATATGGACATGGCAATGCACGGGGGTCCTGCAAATATCCCCAAGTATCCGAAGAAAGCTCCTGTGAAAAAAGCCGTGGAACCCGTACCTGATAAAAGGAAGATTCCTACAATTGAGCCGAAAATTACCTACAGCAGGAAAATCGACCCTCAAAACGAGGAGCGTCTGAATACAAGAGAAGACAAAAAAGTAAGAGGACTTCTGCCGCTTACCGGAGACAACTTCTTCGGCGGATTTGAATCATTGAAGGAAATACAAAGAAAAGCCGTTCCGCTGATTCTCCAGGGGCGTAATGTGCTTGCTATCTCTTCTACAGCCAGCGGGAAGACTGAAGCTGTATTTGCACCATTGGCAGAGCGCTTAATACAAGAGGGATGGCTGGGACTTTCAATAATCTACATCTCCCCTACCAGGGCTCTGATCTCAGACATCAGGCAGAGATTGGAAACAGTACTTTCTCCTTTAGGCATAAGGGTTGCGCAGAGAGACGGCGACATCAAAGACTTTGATGAATCTAACCCGCAGGAAGTTCTGGTAACAACACCCGAATCGCTGGATTCCATGATCTGCTGGAAAAAACACCAGCTTAATTCTGTAAAAGTGGTCGTAATTGATGAAGTGCATATGTTGGACGGCAGTTACAGGGGAGATCAGCTGCAGATTCTTTTGAGACGTTTGAGAAGAGAGGTAGGGATCAAATTCAACGTGTGTGCAATGTCTGCCACAATAGGAAAACCTGAGAGGACAGCCGCCCGCTTCATGCCTTCTCCAAATATTGTCGAATCCAAGGGCGGAAGGGGCATAGAATATCACATAACTCCGACTCTGGAGGATTCTCTGATCTGGGCGAGGCAGAATAACTGTTCCAAAATTCTGGTTTTCTGCAACAGTCCCAAAGATGCAGAGACTATTGCTTCCAATACTCTGAAATATTATTTCCCAGCAGACTCTGTGAGAGTCCATCACGGAAAGCTTGAGAAGGAAATGAGGAAAGAAACTGAAGCTTTTCTCCGAGAAGCTAAAACCGCAGTCTGTGCGTGCACTTCTACATTAGAAGTTGGAGTGGACATAGGAGATGTAGATCTGGTTATCTTGTACTCGATTCCCAAATCTGTAGCATCCCTTGCTCAGAGAATAGGACGCTCAAACCGCCGCGGTTCATATATTTCAGTCGCTGCTGTGGGAAAAGGCGGATTAGCTGATTATTACAGAAATGTTCTGGACACAATACTCTTTGGAAAATTCGAGCCTGCTGACGAGACTTTTGATCCCTCTGTGATCATCCAGCAGATTTTGTCATGTTTGGCAAGCGGATCCAGGGGATTCGGGTTTTTCTCTGATATTTTTAAAGATATCTGCAGCACTGAGGATTTGAAATCAATAGTCACACACCTAATGGATAAAAAATACATCCTTGAAGAGAACGGTATGCTCAGTGAAGGCCCGGCTGCGAAAGGTCTTGGACCCAAAATTTATTCAAATATTGCTGGATATGAGCAAAATTTAGTTATTGAGGCATCTACCGGGATGCCGATAGGGCATGTGGAACTTCCTGTAGATAATATCTTTATTTTGTCAGGGCAGGCATGGTCTGTAAAAAAGAAGGAAGAGAATAAGATCATCGTTGAAAAGGTTGACAGACGTGCTGATGTTGCTAAATTTTCTACTTATGAGCAGAACGGAGCATTCCACAACATGCTACCGGACCAATTAAAATCTAGAAAACTGATTACCGAGGTGAAATAA
- a CDS encoding tyrosine-type recombinase/integrase: protein MSSLVIRGNTLFDLESLTEHYLDIWQYQRNLSPKTLKAYRIDLRQFTDFMKMTDGELNKINLSDYVTHLHKNYKPRTAKRKVACIKSFCSCLEQDEIIEKNPFSKIRTKFQEPFCLPKTIPLDEIQEIFTAAYSDLKNSKKSSFEHEKCIRDIAVLELLFATGMRVSELCSLKTEDVNLSDHYIIINGKGSKERVVHIGNKSVITALRMYKSAFCGKIPESGCFFINRLNNRLSEQSVRTMIVKYTEKADISRHITPHMFRHSFATLLLEEDVDIRYIQQVLGHSSIVTTQIYTHVTSKKQKHILTEKHPRNRIVICED from the coding sequence GTGTCTTCTCTTGTAATCCGGGGTAATACATTGTTTGATCTGGAGTCGCTAACTGAACATTATCTTGACATTTGGCAGTATCAACGAAATCTCAGCCCTAAAACTCTGAAGGCGTATAGAATCGATCTGCGTCAGTTCACAGATTTTATGAAAATGACAGACGGAGAGCTGAATAAGATAAATTTAAGCGATTATGTTACGCACCTCCATAAAAATTACAAACCCAGAACTGCAAAGCGCAAAGTGGCCTGCATCAAGTCTTTCTGTTCCTGTCTGGAGCAAGATGAGATTATTGAAAAAAATCCATTCTCCAAAATAAGAACTAAATTTCAGGAGCCGTTCTGTCTTCCAAAAACGATACCGCTTGATGAAATCCAGGAGATCTTTACCGCAGCGTATTCAGATCTTAAAAACTCCAAAAAAAGCAGTTTTGAACATGAAAAATGCATAAGAGACATAGCAGTCTTGGAACTGCTTTTTGCTACTGGAATGAGGGTGTCAGAACTTTGTTCTTTAAAGACCGAAGATGTCAATCTTTCAGATCATTATATCATCATAAACGGAAAAGGCTCTAAAGAACGGGTAGTTCACATAGGCAACAAATCTGTAATCACGGCATTGCGTATGTATAAATCTGCTTTCTGCGGCAAGATTCCTGAAAGCGGCTGTTTCTTTATAAACCGCCTTAACAACAGGCTTTCAGAGCAGTCGGTGAGAACAATGATTGTGAAGTACACTGAAAAAGCAGACATCAGCAGGCACATAACCCCGCATATGTTCAGGCATTCTTTTGCAACCCTCCTTTTAGAAGAAGACGTAGACATAAGATATATCCAGCAAGTCCTGGGTCACAGCTCTATAGTGACTACACAGATCTATACACATGTCACTTCTAAAAAGCAGAAGCACATCCTAACTGAAAAGCATCCCAGAAACAGGATTGTGATATGCGAAGATTGA
- a CDS encoding aldo/keto reductase, with protein MNNVSSEKIKLRNGTEMPVLGFGTFKISNEDVYRTVLDALNAGYRHIDTAAYYGNEEGIGRAIRDSGIPLEEIFVTSKVWYSEDGYDETIKAFEKSEMLLGKIDLYLIHWPRGRNRLEMWRALEHLEQEGRIKAAGVSNYMERHLEEIERHGMNMPAVDQVEFSPFLYKKGLLEYCRSKHIILEAYSPLTRGTRLDDQVLKEIAQRYDKTPAQILLRWVVQKDMMLIAKTTSKERMKENADIFNFKISKEDMSRLDALNEEYHTTWNPEEIE; from the coding sequence ATGAATAATGTGTCTTCAGAGAAAATCAAGCTTCGCAACGGTACAGAAATGCCGGTATTGGGATTCGGGACGTTTAAGATCTCCAATGAAGACGTATACCGGACTGTACTGGATGCTCTAAACGCCGGCTACAGACACATAGATACCGCAGCATACTACGGGAATGAAGAAGGAATAGGCAGGGCAATCAGGGACTCAGGAATTCCTCTGGAAGAGATTTTTGTAACAAGTAAGGTATGGTATAGCGAAGACGGGTATGACGAGACGATAAAAGCTTTTGAAAAAAGCGAGATGCTTCTCGGCAAGATCGATTTATATCTGATACACTGGCCTCGCGGCAGAAACCGGCTTGAAATGTGGAGAGCTCTTGAACATTTAGAGCAGGAAGGCAGGATAAAGGCTGCCGGTGTAAGCAATTATATGGAAAGGCATCTGGAAGAGATTGAAAGACACGGCATGAATATGCCTGCTGTAGATCAGGTTGAGTTTTCTCCGTTTCTTTATAAAAAAGGACTTCTGGAATACTGCAGGTCTAAGCATATCATACTGGAAGCATACAGCCCTCTGACCAGAGGAACGCGCTTAGATGATCAGGTTTTAAAAGAAATTGCTCAAAGATATGATAAGACGCCGGCACAGATTCTGCTTCGCTGGGTTGTTCAGAAAGACATGATGCTGATTGCCAAAACAACTTCTAAAGAGAGAATGAAAGAAAATGCAGACATCTTCAATTTTAAAATTTCTAAAGAAGATATGAGCAGATTAGACGCTCTCAACGAAGAGTATCATACAACTTGGAATCCTGAAGAGATAGAGTAG